A region from the Aliarcobacter thereius LMG 24486 genome encodes:
- a CDS encoding ankyrin repeat domain-containing protein, with amino-acid sequence MFGFFQEKDRSFKNKIIDKLLKDSDDFNSLDQIYKKSQLDLNSLYIDDEPALITCCRRNLLNSVLWLLENKIDIEITNSLNETALFYAIYSNDNLILDALLKKGINFNHLNNNKRTALQESVFNSNIRVSRYLLKKTELIKNSDLKGNNVLFDAIHIGNLVLIEEILKLEKIDLEYKNKDANTILHLKNSLEKYPIASLLIDYGANPLLNNKSGENFLFFLVTKGEAAYKLIKKIEEKGHSLDSKNSFGKNILMFACEYFLKLKDKKKLDSQRKLIKRLFQTDINKESLNKNSESIIFEIAKTSDKELIDFAILNLPKQNLNKQNSFGFTPLFYLVLGGFSTLDSIDLLNINGAKIDYRNRDNINLLEFLINIILHIENKTTIHEDLLGLISKNRRYKELLEELIKKYKLDVNELNSKNEPLFFSSLLNFNFSIFRILISFNLDINKKDKNGDNILFRLIKQDIIKNSTNQEKLIKTIKNLIKIGLNIDEKDKDGYTALSYSIIHQKDEFIKLFVELNASFDILDNQGRTLIHTAVLQDKVKYIKFLRKNSDNLINQVDNFGVSALNYALFMGKAELALKLISLNANLENPHPKSIKILEFLKKFHKNILAISSLSKDTKEKIALHNLAQNMIVEFNIDISRK; translated from the coding sequence ATGTTTGGATTTTTCCAAGAAAAAGATAGAAGTTTTAAAAATAAGATTATTGATAAATTACTTAAAGATAGTGATGATTTTAACTCTTTAGATCAAATTTATAAAAAATCACAATTGGATTTAAATAGTTTATATATAGATGACGAACCTGCTTTAATTACATGTTGCAGAAGAAACTTGTTAAATAGCGTTTTATGGTTATTAGAAAATAAAATTGATATAGAAATAACAAATTCTCTAAATGAAACAGCACTATTTTATGCTATTTACTCAAATGATAATTTAATATTAGATGCTTTATTAAAAAAAGGTATAAACTTTAATCACCTAAACAATAATAAAAGAACTGCTCTTCAAGAATCAGTTTTTAACTCAAATATAAGAGTATCAAGATATCTTTTAAAAAAAACAGAACTAATAAAAAATAGTGATTTAAAAGGAAACAATGTTCTTTTTGATGCTATTCATATTGGGAATTTAGTTTTAATTGAAGAGATTTTAAAGTTAGAAAAAATTGATTTAGAATATAAAAATAAAGATGCAAATACAATCTTACATTTAAAAAACTCTTTAGAAAAATATCCTATTGCTTCACTTCTTATTGATTATGGTGCGAATCCACTATTAAATAATAAATCAGGTGAAAACTTCTTATTTTTTTTGGTAACTAAAGGTGAAGCTGCTTATAAACTTATAAAAAAGATTGAAGAAAAAGGGCACTCTTTAGATAGCAAAAATAGTTTTGGTAAAAATATTTTAATGTTTGCTTGTGAATATTTCTTAAAATTAAAAGATAAAAAGAAGCTAGATTCTCAAAGAAAATTGATTAAAAGATTATTTCAAACAGATATAAATAAAGAGAGTTTAAATAAAAATTCTGAATCAATAATATTTGAAATCGCAAAAACAAGTGACAAAGAACTTATTGATTTTGCTATTCTTAATCTTCCAAAACAGAATCTAAATAAACAAAATAGTTTTGGATTTACTCCTCTTTTTTATCTAGTTTTAGGTGGTTTTTCTACTCTTGATTCTATTGATCTTTTAAATATAAATGGAGCAAAAATTGATTATAGAAATAGGGACAATATAAATCTTTTAGAGTTTTTAATCAATATAATTTTACATATTGAAAATAAAACAACTATTCATGAAGATTTACTAGGACTTATTTCAAAAAATAGAAGATATAAAGAGCTTTTAGAAGAATTGATAAAAAAATATAAGCTTGATGTAAATGAACTAAATTCAAAAAATGAACCTCTATTTTTTAGCTCTTTACTTAATTTTAATTTCTCAATATTTAGAATTTTAATCTCATTTAATCTTGATATAAATAAAAAAGATAAAAATGGAGATAATATTTTATTTAGATTAATAAAACAAGATATTATCAAAAATAGTACAAATCAAGAAAAGCTTATAAAAACTATTAAAAACCTTATTAAAATAGGTCTAAATATAGATGAAAAAGATAAAGATGGATATACAGCACTTAGCTACTCTATAATTCATCAAAAAGATGAATTTATTAAATTATTTGTAGAATTAAATGCCTCTTTTGATATTTTAGATAATCAAGGAAGAACTCTTATTCATACAGCTGTTTTACAAGATAAAGTAAAATATATAAAGTTTTTAAGAAAAAATAGTGATAATTTGATAAACCAAGTTGATAACTTTGGAGTTAGTGCATTAAACTATGCTTTGTTTATGGGAAAAGCTGAACTTGCATTAAAATTAATTTCATTAAATGCAAATCTAGAAAATCCTCATCCAAAATCTATAAAGATATTAGAATTCTTAAAAAAGTTTCATAAAAATATTTTAGCCATTAGCTCTTTATCAAAAGATACAAAAGAAAAGATAGCTTTACACAATCTTGCCCAAAATATGATTGTGGAGTTTAATATAGATATCTCAAGAAAATAA
- a CDS encoding P-II family nitrogen regulator has product MKKIEAIIKPFKFEDLKKAFLEANISGVTVSEVKGFGRQKGHGELYRGEEKSIDLLAKIKVEIVVDDKDVDDTVAVIVKAVRTGKIGDGKIFISPVENVIRVRTLEEGVKAI; this is encoded by the coding sequence TTGAAGAAAATTGAAGCAATAATTAAACCATTTAAATTTGAAGATTTAAAAAAGGCTTTTTTGGAGGCAAATATTAGTGGAGTAACTGTTAGTGAAGTTAAAGGTTTTGGAAGACAAAAAGGACACGGTGAACTATATAGAGGTGAAGAAAAAAGCATAGATCTTCTTGCTAAAATAAAAGTTGAAATTGTTGTTGATGATAAAGATGTTGATGATACAGTTGCAGTGATTGTAAAAGCTGTTAGAACTGGAAAAATTGGAGATGGAAAAATTTTTATAAGTCCTGTTGAAAATGTAATTAGAGTTAGAACTTTAGAAGAAGGAGTAAAAGCTATATGA
- the pyrC gene encoding dihydroorotase gives MSKIFEIEKPLDMHLHLRDNDMLKLVAPFTSKSFSAALVMPNLVPPITTKDALLAYKDRIDEVCKGDNFQALMTLFFKNDYSFEFLEDIKDDIIGIKLYPAGITTNSETGVSSMDIEVLRPTLESMSKLGIPLCIHGETNGFVMDREKEFMPIYESIAKAFPNLKIIMEHITTKDAVELLDKYSNLYATVTLHHLIITLDDLAGGMLDPHLFCKPIAKRPEDKEALLSAALKAHPKLMFGSDSAPHPKHKKECCGCAAGVFTSSIALQVLVELFEKNDALDKLNDFVSNNAQRIYGLKLKEKTIRLIKKDFVVPAVYEYKDEKVVPMYAGKTISWSIKE, from the coding sequence ATGAGTAAAATATTTGAGATAGAAAAACCTCTTGATATGCATTTGCATTTAAGAGATAATGATATGCTAAAACTTGTAGCTCCTTTTACATCAAAAAGTTTTAGTGCTGCTTTAGTGATGCCAAATTTAGTTCCTCCTATTACTACAAAAGATGCACTACTTGCATATAAAGATAGAATAGATGAAGTTTGCAAAGGAGATAACTTTCAAGCACTTATGACACTATTTTTTAAAAATGATTATAGTTTTGAATTTTTAGAAGATATAAAAGATGATATTATAGGAATTAAATTATATCCAGCTGGAATTACAACAAACTCTGAAACAGGAGTTTCTTCAATGGATATCGAAGTTTTAAGACCAACTTTGGAATCTATGAGTAAATTAGGAATTCCTCTTTGTATTCATGGAGAAACAAATGGTTTTGTAATGGATAGAGAAAAAGAGTTTATGCCAATTTATGAGAGTATTGCAAAAGCTTTTCCAAATTTAAAAATAATTATGGAACATATTACTACAAAAGATGCAGTTGAACTTTTGGATAAATATTCAAATCTATATGCAACAGTTACTTTACACCATTTAATAATTACTTTAGATGATCTTGCTGGTGGAATGCTAGATCCTCATCTATTTTGTAAACCAATTGCAAAAAGACCAGAAGATAAAGAGGCTCTTTTAAGTGCTGCTTTGAAAGCTCATCCAAAGCTTATGTTTGGAAGTGATAGTGCTCCACATCCGAAACATAAAAAAGAGTGCTGTGGTTGTGCAGCTGGAGTTTTTACATCTTCAATAGCACTTCAAGTATTGGTTGAATTATTTGAAAAAAATGATGCTTTAGATAAGTTAAATGATTTTGTATCAAATAATGCGCAAAGAATATATGGATTAAAATTAAAAGAGAAAACTATAAGATTAATTAAAAAAGATTTCGTGGTTCCAGCAGTTTATGAGTATAAAGATGAAAAAGTTGTACCTATGTATGCAGGTAAAACAATATCATGGAGTATAAAGGAGTAA
- the fliM gene encoding flagellar motor switch protein FliM produces MAEFLSQDEIDALLDIAEQGDDIDGTNPLDKFAAKEKNYTVYDFKKPNRVTLDQLKALTTMHDKMLREFTNDLSSMLRKMVDVKLMSIEQMTYGEFILSIPQVTSLSTLSMKPLDGRIVIECNPTVSHKVIADLLGSGAVNTMDSIDRELTEIELKILEHFYRMFIKILYKTWSDVSSLNFKIESSDTNANAIQIVSDHDIVLLVVFEITIDEDSGFLSICYPISYIEPLLNKIVDKIFSEGKNQKLSRKQDIKTLISGARMKIEPIMAETEMSTLEILNLKEGDIIVFNKNAVSNESIVYVNKKEKFLASCGVTDNRKAIELKSNLDKEKQETLETLRLMREEREQKAKENAESIKRLLSERKGPAIPII; encoded by the coding sequence ATGGCAGAATTTTTAAGTCAGGATGAGATTGATGCTCTTTTGGATATTGCAGAGCAAGGTGATGATATTGATGGTACAAATCCTCTTGATAAATTTGCAGCTAAAGAGAAAAACTATACAGTTTATGATTTCAAAAAACCAAATAGAGTAACTCTTGATCAATTAAAAGCTCTTACAACGATGCATGATAAAATGCTAAGAGAGTTTACAAATGACCTTAGTTCTATGCTTAGGAAAATGGTTGATGTTAAACTTATGTCTATTGAACAGATGACTTATGGAGAATTTATTTTATCAATTCCTCAAGTTACATCTTTAAGTACTCTATCTATGAAACCACTTGATGGAAGAATAGTTATTGAGTGTAACCCTACTGTTTCACATAAAGTAATTGCTGATTTACTTGGAAGTGGTGCCGTTAATACAATGGATAGTATTGATAGAGAACTTACAGAAATTGAGTTAAAAATATTAGAGCACTTTTATAGAATGTTTATAAAAATCCTATATAAAACTTGGAGTGATGTTTCAAGTTTAAACTTCAAGATTGAATCAAGTGATACAAATGCAAATGCTATTCAAATTGTTTCAGACCACGATATAGTTTTACTTGTTGTTTTTGAAATAACTATTGATGAAGATTCTGGTTTTTTATCTATTTGCTACCCTATTTCTTATATTGAACCTCTTCTAAATAAAATTGTTGATAAAATTTTTAGTGAAGGTAAGAATCAAAAACTAAGTAGAAAACAAGATATTAAAACTCTAATTTCTGGTGCTAGAATGAAAATTGAACCAATTATGGCAGAGACAGAAATGAGTACTTTAGAGATTTTAAATCTTAAAGAAGGTGATATCATTGTATTTAATAAAAATGCTGTTTCAAATGAAAGCATAGTTTATGTAAATAAAAAAGAAAAATTTTTAGCATCTTGCGGTGTAACAGACAATAGAAAAGCCATTGAACTAAAATCTAACTTAGACAAAGAGAAACAAGAAACTCTTGAAACATTAAGATTAATGAGAGAAGAGAGAGAGCAAAAAGCAAAAGAGAATGCAGAAAGCATAAAAAGACTTCTTAGTGAAAGAAAAGGTCCAGCAATTCCTATTATTTAA
- a CDS encoding flagellar basal body P-ring protein FlgI, whose protein sequence is MRILTLIFLLFSSLYSQKIKDISNIIGIRENQLIGYGLIVGLAGTGDKSKFTMQSLQNLLTNSYIKIPQGSINSKNIAAVMVTADLPPFARQGDKIKVTLSTIGDAKSIDYGELLMTQLKGVDGNVYAVAQGSVVANANNKTTGFIYEGATVEGELEFDLQDEKSIQLSLLQNSAKNADLIERKINEHFGQNLAKALDTRTIDVIKPDDLSIVRFIALVENIELDTNIKKKLIIDVNREAIIAGGDITISPITISRNSFTLRIDKTTLDDTNWNNPAINRGVDVGDGIKIADKPIVDIDNAMINTKKDPTISDLVRSLKVMKIPMSEIIDTIKMIKQMGAIDVDIELRG, encoded by the coding sequence TTGAGAATTTTAACTTTGATTTTTTTACTTTTTAGCTCTTTATATTCACAAAAGATTAAAGATATTTCAAACATTATTGGAATTAGGGAAAACCAGTTAATTGGTTATGGTCTTATTGTTGGACTAGCTGGAACAGGTGATAAATCAAAATTTACAATGCAAAGCTTACAAAATCTTCTTACAAACTCGTATATTAAAATTCCTCAAGGTTCAATTAATTCAAAAAACATTGCTGCTGTTATGGTTACAGCTGATTTACCACCATTTGCTAGGCAAGGTGATAAAATAAAAGTTACTCTTTCAACTATTGGTGATGCAAAATCAATAGATTATGGAGAACTTTTAATGACTCAGTTAAAAGGTGTTGATGGTAATGTTTATGCTGTTGCACAAGGTAGTGTTGTTGCAAATGCAAATAATAAAACAACTGGTTTTATCTATGAAGGAGCAACCGTTGAAGGTGAGCTTGAATTTGATTTACAAGATGAAAAATCTATTCAACTAAGTTTGCTTCAAAATTCAGCTAAAAATGCAGATTTAATTGAAAGAAAAATAAATGAGCATTTTGGACAAAATCTTGCAAAAGCTCTTGATACTAGAACTATTGATGTAATCAAACCTGATGATTTATCAATAGTAAGATTCATTGCTTTGGTTGAAAATATTGAACTTGATACAAATATTAAAAAGAAATTAATAATTGATGTAAATAGAGAGGCTATTATTGCTGGTGGAGATATTACTATTTCACCAATTACAATTTCAAGAAATAGTTTTACACTAAGAATTGATAAAACTACTTTAGATGATACAAACTGGAATAATCCAGCTATAAACAGAGGTGTAGATGTTGGCGATGGTATAAAAATAGCTGATAAACCTATTGTTGATATAGACAATGCAATGATAAATACAAAAAAAGATCCTACAATATCAGATTTAGTAAGATCTCTAAAAGTTATGAAAATTCCTATGAGTGAAATTATTGATACTATTAAGATGATTAAACAAATGGGTGCTATTGATGTTGATATTGAGTTAAGGGGTTAA
- a CDS encoding flagellar biosynthetic protein FliQ translates to MDLLSISQDTVKIILLVGLPALLVSMVIGLIISIFSAVTQVNDASLSFVPKMIFVSAFILFSLPWIGEQIEGFAVDLWNIILVFGN, encoded by the coding sequence ATGGATTTACTATCAATCTCTCAAGATACAGTAAAAATTATACTATTAGTAGGGTTACCAGCACTTCTTGTAAGTATGGTAATTGGATTAATAATATCAATATTCTCAGCTGTAACACAAGTAAATGATGCCTCTTTGAGCTTTGTTCCAAAGATGATATTTGTTTCAGCTTTTATTCTATTCTCTTTACCTTGGATTGGTGAACAAATAGAGGGCTTTGCAGTTGACTTATGGAATATAATATTGGTTTTTGGGAATTAA
- a CDS encoding MotE family protein translates to MFFRFLIFIVLIISLNADETSSALTKQKMEVLQLKEDLTQFYNKKEKENEEFLKSIKEIEVKVEEDKKNIENLIAKNEELIKEIRNEITLKTTKIYEQMKPKIAAQIFDQMILEGKVEEVFDIIIRLKESNVSNIMKTLNIESASILTFMLENFKKEEKRD, encoded by the coding sequence TTGTTTTTTAGATTTTTAATTTTTATAGTTTTAATAATCTCTTTAAATGCAGATGAAACAAGTAGTGCTTTAACAAAACAAAAAATGGAAGTATTGCAATTAAAAGAAGATTTAACTCAATTTTATAATAAAAAAGAGAAAGAGAATGAAGAGTTTTTAAAATCAATAAAAGAGATTGAAGTAAAAGTAGAAGAAGATAAGAAAAATATTGAAAATCTTATAGCAAAGAATGAAGAACTCATAAAAGAGATAAGAAATGAGATTACATTAAAAACAACAAAAATATATGAACAAATGAAACCAAAAATAGCTGCTCAAATATTTGATCAAATGATTCTTGAAGGTAAAGTTGAAGAAGTTTTCGATATAATAATCAGATTAAAAGAGTCGAATGTTTCTAATATTATGAAGACTTTAAATATAGAAAGTGCATCAATTTTGACTTTTATGCTTGAAAATTTCAAAAAAGAAGAGAAAAGGGACTAG